The proteins below are encoded in one region of Myxococcales bacterium:
- a CDS encoding BCCT family transporter: MKIKEFVDANTVPELKNYLWNPYACGLQALRTATITSALPFCVIIVLMCWGIVRSLRTEKIPEP; encoded by the coding sequence ATGAAAATTAAGGAATTTGTGGATGCCAACACTGTTCCCGAACTCAAAAACTACCTTTGGAATCCTTATGCGTGTGGCCTCCAAGCGTTACGGACAGCAACGATTACTTCAGCACTGCCGTTTTGTGTCATTATCGTTTTGATGTGTTGGGGTATTGTTCGTAGCTTGCGAACTGAAAAAATACCCGAACCTTAG
- a CDS encoding VCBS repeat-containing protein has translation MRCSAFVFFSLLINSCGSGNISGKLDDASLGDGAMDNLATDGASDVLDADNSPWPSEPFMCPVTPQIPLGNVNAKWSYTVPTTWLRACPGNPSSYACNSSSPLIVDLDGNGTLEVVIATNAGHIVALNASGSLLWSYDTATAFGLAAGSESIESSPAAADIDKDGKAEIVVGVGKSEASTCHRGGVIVLEDNGVLKSGWPKLAVDEGIPPSGCADPIYGTPALGDIDNDGDMEIVVGGFDKRIYAWHHNGVMVSGFPPASAHVDKIPSLTNLLADSIWSSPALADSDGDQKLEVFIGTDEGNFEVGGEELGLVRTSCPVAGQLVIVADLSMESMTMVFDYQGFHVTILRSFSPLQHCSSKIVQLRSFLEAEAFIISQVPTIQP, from the coding sequence ATGAGATGCTCGGCATTTGTATTTTTTTCGTTGCTCATCAATTCCTGTGGTTCGGGCAATATTTCTGGGAAGTTGGACGACGCGAGTCTAGGTGATGGAGCAATGGATAACTTGGCTACCGACGGGGCATCGGATGTTTTGGATGCCGACAACTCACCGTGGCCTTCTGAGCCTTTTATGTGTCCGGTTACGCCACAGATTCCGTTGGGTAACGTCAATGCCAAATGGTCGTACACCGTACCAACCACATGGTTAAGGGCGTGTCCTGGAAACCCTTCAAGCTATGCATGCAACTCATCATCGCCACTCATCGTTGACCTTGATGGTAACGGGACACTTGAAGTGGTGATCGCTACCAATGCTGGTCATATCGTAGCATTGAATGCTAGTGGGAGTTTGTTGTGGAGCTACGACACCGCGACCGCCTTTGGTCTGGCAGCGGGCAGCGAATCCATTGAATCGTCTCCAGCGGCTGCTGATATTGATAAGGATGGAAAAGCTGAAATCGTTGTGGGTGTCGGCAAATCTGAAGCATCGACCTGCCATCGCGGGGGAGTGATTGTACTTGAGGACAATGGGGTGTTGAAATCAGGTTGGCCCAAGCTTGCTGTAGATGAGGGCATTCCACCTTCAGGGTGCGCTGATCCGATTTATGGAACACCAGCATTGGGCGACATCGACAATGATGGGGACATGGAAATTGTCGTCGGTGGTTTTGATAAGCGCATTTATGCTTGGCATCACAACGGTGTGATGGTTTCCGGTTTTCCGCCGGCTAGCGCACATGTGGATAAGATACCAAGTTTGACGAATCTTCTCGCCGATTCGATATGGAGCTCCCCGGCGCTGGCCGATAGCGATGGTGACCAAAAACTTGAGGTATTTATAGGTACTGACGAAGGCAACTTCGAGGTAGGTGGCGAGGAGCTTGGTCTTGTCCGTACCAGTTGCCCGGTGGCTGGTCAGCTGGTTATTGTGGCGGATCTATCTATGGAGTCGATGACAATGGTATTCGATTATCAGGGTTTCCACGTTACTATTTTGAGATCATTCAGTCCTCTCCAGCATT